The following proteins come from a genomic window of Nothobranchius furzeri strain GRZ-AD chromosome 1, NfurGRZ-RIMD1, whole genome shotgun sequence:
- the gpr174 gene encoding probable G-protein coupled receptor 174 — translation MNNSSCHDASLKSYQHHVYAVVYSVILAPGLLGNVLALWVFRIYVRETKKAVVFMMNLAVADLLQVLSLPLRIYYYLNGTWPFSHLLCLICFYLKFVNMYASIYFLGWISVRRCQLIMRPLRYNSSKQKGDIFICVTGWFLVCLGCLIFPLMRNLSSDSNSNDSQYCFAELPLRTISPSAVWVLLIIAELVGFILPLVVVVVCACLTAGSLREKTEGVVPDRGEKRRALRMVLSCAVVFLLCFAPYHITMPMDFLAKANTLSDCSLRDLVLRCHTVTLSLASLNCGLDPLMYYFTSDEFWRQLGKPEISESMILSRRLSCITGGEDVDDD, via the exons ATGAACAATTCCAGCTGTCATGATGCTAGCCTGAAGAGTTACCAGCACCACGTCTACGCGGTGGTGTACAGCGTGATTTTAGCACCAGGCCTGCTCGGAAACGTCTTAGCGCTCTGGGTGTTCAGAATCTATGTCAGAGAAACCAAGAAGGCTGTGGTGTTCATGATGAATCTTGCTGTGGCTGACCTGCTGCAG GTGTTGTCTCTTCCTCTGCGGATCTACTATTACCTGAATGGCACCTGGCCCTTCAGTCACCTCCTCTGCCTGATTTGCTTCTACCTGAAATTTGTAAACATGTATGCATCCATCTACTTCCTGGGATGGATCAGTGTGCGCCGCTGCCAGCTCATCATGCGCCCTCTGAGATACAACTCCTCAAAGCAAAAAGGAGACATTTTCATATGTGTGACGGGCTGGTTTCTGGTCTGTTTGGGCTGCCTGATTTTTCCTCTGATGAGGAACCTCAGTTCAGACAGCAATTCAAATGATTCCCAATACTGTTTTGCAGAGTTGCCTTTGAGGACCATCAGTCCTTCAGCCGTCTGGGTCCTTTTGATAATAGCAGAGCTGGTAGGCTTCATCCTGCCCctcgtggtggtggtggtctgtgcTTGTCTGACTGCTGGGAGTCTCCGAGAGAAGACGGAGGGGGTTGTTCCAGACAGGGGGGAGAAGCGGAGGGCATTAAGGATGGTGCTAAGCTGTGCTGTGgtctttttgttatgttttgcaccTTACCACATCACCATGCCCATGGACTTTCTAGCCAAAGCCAACACCCTGAGCGACTGCTCCCTCCGagatctggttctgcgatgccacACCGTCACGCTCTCCCTGGCCAGCCTGAACTGTGGCCTCGACCCGCTCATGTACTACTTCACAAGTGATGAATTCTGGAGGCAACTGGGTAAACCAGAAATATCAGAGAGTATGATTCTGAGTAGGCGCCTGTCTTGTATAACCGGAGGGGAGGACGTAGACGATGACTAG